A stretch of DNA from Methanolinea mesophila:
ATCACCGCGACGAACACCACGAGGAGATAGAGGATCACGATAAGCAGGTTCTTGGAGAGTTCCAGTTCCGATATCTTCCGGGGGATGTTCTTCCCCTCGTGCTTGAATGGAACGATCACGTTTCCCCGCACGAAGAACCGGCGGAACCACCAGACCAGGCCCTCATATCCCAGGATAACCCGGTTTACCTTCAACCCCCCGGCAGTGCTTCCCGAAGCTCCTCCGATGAGCATGAGCAGGATAATGATGATCAGGGCGACCGCAGGCCAGGCCAGGACGCTGGAGTTCTGGAAGCCTGTACTGGTCGCTGCAGATACCGACATGAACACTCCCTGACGCAGTGTGCTTCGGAGCGGCTCTTCGGCGAGATAAAAGAGGTTCAGGGATACTATCACCGCCCCGATCGCCGAGAGAATCAGGATCGCCCTGACCGTTCGCTCCTTCAGGATATGCACCACTCTCCTCCTGTAGAGGAGGAAGTAGATCTTGAAGGGGAACGATCCTGCGAGCATTGCGGGGATGAGAAGAAATTCGAGCAGAGTGTTGTCGTAATACATCATTCCCGCATCGTGGGGGGTGAACCCCCCGGTCGCAACGGCGGCCATCGTCAGGTTCACGGCATCGAAGACCGGGATCCCGGAGAGCAGCACGAGCAGTGTGAACGCAACCGTAAGGATGAGATAGATCACCCACATCCGCCTCCCGGTGGATACCACGCTCGGCATCAGTGCCTCGGACCGTCCTTCGGACCGGTAAAGCCTGAACTGGGCCAGGCCCGAGCGGCTCTGCATGGCGATCCCGAATGAGATGACCCCGATCCCGCCGACCCACTGCATGAACGAGCGCCAGAATATCAGGGTTTTGGGGGCGGTGTCGATCGAGGTCATCATGGTGATCCCGGTATCGGTCCAGCCGGACATTGCCTCGAAGAATCCGTCGACATACGCCATATCCAGGCCGATCACGAACGGGACTGCCCCGATCAGGGCCACCGCCATCCAGGTGAGTGCGACGGCGACAAGGGCGACGCTGAGTTGTGGGACATACTCCTTACGGGGAACCCGGGTAATGACCAATCCCAGGATCATGAATATAAGCGGGACCATTCCCATGGGGATTATCATGTCCCATTCCCGGTAGATTATCAGCACCACGAACGGGACGAGCGTTATAACCCCGAGGTATTCGAAAATAACCCCCATATCGTGGGCGATAATTGCCAGGTGCTCGAAGCGCCGCATATGCGTATCCATACATGCGAACCGGGGGCTCAAAATAGTTATTAAACGTTTATAATGGCCCTGTTCCAGGCGAACCGCACGGAATGGACCCGACCGACATAATATCCGGTACGGTGGAATTGATCTCCCGTGTGGCTAGCCCCGGGTCGCCGCCTCGAATCCCCGTATCGCCCCCATGACCAGGATCAATACGGGGATGATCTCCAGCCTCCCGATCCACATCAGGAAGATAAAAACCCATTTGACCGTCCAGGGAGAGAACGGGGTGAGATACCCCACCCCCAGTCCCACGTTGCTTGCCGCGGAGACCAGTTCGAAGATCACCTGGTAGGGGGCGAATAACGTGTTCCCCACATGGAGGAGCAGGACGGTGGCGACAAAGATGAGGAGCACGTAGAGGATGATGATCAGGAGGTTCTTGGAGAGCTCAAGCTCGGAGATATTCCCGGGGATATTCCTTCCTTCGTGCTTGAACGGCACTATCACGTTCCCCCGCACGAAAAACCGTTTGAACCACCATACGAGCCCTTCGTAGCTCAGAATGACCCGATTAACCTTGATCCCTCCTGCCGTGCTCCCTGCTGCGCCCCCGATCATCATTAAAAGCATGATCAGGATGAGCGGCAAAGCAATCCATTGAAGGGTCGAGTTCTGGAGTCCGCAGCAGGTGAACCCAGATATCGTGCAGAAAAATCCCTGTCTG
This window harbors:
- a CDS encoding TrkH family potassium uptake protein; translation: MDTHMRRFEHLAIIAHDMGVIFEYLGVITLVPFVVLIIYREWDMIIPMGMVPLIFMILGLVITRVPRKEYVPQLSVALVAVALTWMAVALIGAVPFVIGLDMAYVDGFFEAMSGWTDTGITMMTSIDTAPKTLIFWRSFMQWVGGIGVISFGIAMQSRSGLAQFRLYRSEGRSEALMPSVVSTGRRMWVIYLILTVAFTLLVLLSGIPVFDAVNLTMAAVATGGFTPHDAGMMYYDNTLLEFLLIPAMLAGSFPFKIYFLLYRRRVVHILKERTVRAILILSAIGAVIVSLNLFYLAEEPLRSTLRQGVFMSVSAATSTGFQNSSVLAWPAVALIIIILLMLIGGASGSTAGGLKVNRVILGYEGLVWWFRRFFVRGNVIVPFKHEGKNIPRKISELELSKNLLIVILYLLVVFVAVILALHMVTTSLPSQFVVFDIVSAIGNNGLGAGFITPTSPDPVKILFIGLMWIGRLEIIPVLILVMGAVRGFEAPT